One Portunus trituberculatus isolate SZX2019 unplaced genomic scaffold, ASM1759143v1 PGA_scaffold_227__1_contigs__length_320803, whole genome shotgun sequence genomic window carries:
- the LOC123500423 gene encoding uncharacterized protein LOC123500423, producing the protein MSRLSNTMRQITALGSAWSRPALQLNFSGETLTPQDEVEVLGVTYDRELTFRTHIERLAREASGKLASLRRISWLLDSEGLELLYKAQVRSSLEYASLAWGGAARTHLALLDKVQERAARLIKGNNTGQEPCLHTLQHRRDVAGITVMYKVHVCHVSHLEALRQPSRLDEVHTRAVTLAPKELLQPRCRTWHHQRQFVNTYVGWWNIILATQLDISDCSLQDFKKTINDWFLCWRES; encoded by the exons ATGTCCCGACTCAGCAACACGATGAGACAAATCACAGCCTTGGGCAGTGCATG GTCGAGGCCAGCCCTGCAACTCAACTTCAGTGGGGAAACACTAACGCCGcaggacgaggtggaggtgctgggggtCACCTACGACCGTGAACTGACCTTCAGGACGCACATTGAGCGGCTTGCCAGAGAGGCATCGGGGAAGCTGGCCTCTCTGAGGAGGATATCGTGGCTCCTGGACAGCGAGGGACTAGAGCTGCTGTATAAAGCTCAAGTTAGATCCTCGCTGGAGTACGCTTCCCTAGCGTGGGGAGGCGCGGCCCGCACGCACCTTGCTCTCTTAGATAAAGTGCAGGAGAGGGCGGCGCGACTCATTAAAGGCAATAACACCGGCCAGGAGCCATGCCTCCACACTCTTCAACACCGGAGGGACGTGGCGGGAATCACCGTTATGTATAAGGTGCACGTGTGTCACGTGAGCCATCTAGAGGCGCTCCGGCAGCCATCACGACTGGATGAAGTGCACACCCGAGCTGTAACCCTCGCCCCCAAGGAACTCCTGCAGCCCCGCTGCAGAACGTGGCACCACCAGCGACAGTTTGTGAATACTTATGTAGGATGGTGGAACATTATTCTAGCCACACAGCTGGATATAAGTGACTGCTCGTTGCAGGATTTTAAGAAAACTATTAATGACTGGTTTTTGTGTTGGCGGGAGAGTTAA